A genomic region of Ictidomys tridecemlineatus isolate mIctTri1 chromosome 10, mIctTri1.hap1, whole genome shotgun sequence contains the following coding sequences:
- the Creg1 gene encoding protein CREG1 isoform X1 — protein sequence MTGRARGSARALLASVLAALLALLVSPARGRGGRDHGDWDAATRLPPLPPREDAARVARFVTHVCDWGALATLSTLEAVRGRPFADVLSLSDGPPGAGSGVPYLYLSPLQLSASNLQENPQATLTMSLAQTDFCRKNGFDPQSPLCAHIILSGAVTKVNDTEVDFAKHSLFVRHPEMQTWPSSHNWFFAKLNITNIWVLDYFGGPKIVTPEEYYNVTLQ from the exons ATGACCGGACGTGCCCGCGGCTCCGCGCGCGCCCTGCTGGCCTCCGTGCTGGCCGCGCTGCTGGCGCTGCTGGTGTCGCCCGCGCGGGGCCGCGGCGGCCGGGACCACGGCGACTGGGACGCGGCCACGCGGCTGCCGCCGCTGCCGCCCCGCGAGGACGCGGCGCGCGTGGCCCGCTTCGTGACGCACGTCTGCGACTGGGGCGCGCTGGCCACCCTGTCCACGCTGGAGGCGGTGCGCGGCCGGCCCTTCGCAGACGTGCTCTCGCTCAGCGACGGGCCCCCGGGCGCGGGCAGCGGCGTGCCCTACTTGTACCTGAGCCCGCTGCAGCTCTCCGCCAGCAACCTGCAG GAGAATCCACAGGCGACGCTGACCATGTCTCTGGCACAAACTGACTTCTGCAGGAAGAATGGCTTCGATCCCCAGAGCCCCCTCTGTGCTCACATTATACTGTCAGGAGCTGTGACCAAG GTGAACGACACAGAAGTGGACTTCGCCAAGCACTCGTTGTTCGTCCGACACCCGGAGATGCAAACCTGGCCTTCCAGCCACAACTGGTTCTTTGCTAAGTTGAATATAACTAACATCTGGGTCCTCGACTACTTCGGTGGACCCAAAATAGTGACACCTGAAGAGTATTACAACGTCACACTTCA gTGA
- the Creg1 gene encoding protein CREG1 isoform X2: MTGRARGSARALLASVLAALLALLVSPARGRGGRDHGDWDAATRLPPLPPREDAARVARFVTHVCDWGALATLSTLEAVRGRPFADVLSLSDGPPGAGSGVPYLYLSPLQLSASNLQENPQATLTMSLAQTDFCRKNGFDPQSPLCAHIILSGAVTKVNDTEVDFAKHSLFVRHPEMQTWPSSHNWFFAKLNITNIWVLDYFGGPKIVTPEEYYNVTLQ, from the exons ATGACCGGACGTGCCCGCGGCTCCGCGCGCGCCCTGCTGGCCTCCGTGCTGGCCGCGCTGCTGGCGCTGCTGGTGTCGCCCGCGCGGGGCCGCGGCGGCCGGGACCACGGCGACTGGGACGCGGCCACGCGGCTGCCGCCGCTGCCGCCCCGCGAGGACGCGGCGCGCGTGGCCCGCTTCGTGACGCACGTCTGCGACTGGGGCGCGCTGGCCACCCTGTCCACGCTGGAGGCGGTGCGCGGCCGGCCCTTCGCAGACGTGCTCTCGCTCAGCGACGGGCCCCCGGGCGCGGGCAGCGGCGTGCCCTACTTGTACCTGAGCCCGCTGCAGCTCTCCGCCAGCAACCTGCAG GAGAATCCACAGGCGACGCTGACCATGTCTCTGGCACAAACTGACTTCTGCAGGAAGAATGGCTTCGATCCCCAGAGCCCCCTCTGTGCTCACATTATACTGTCAGGAGCTGTGACCAAG GTGAACGACACAGAAGTGGACTTCGCCAAGCACTCGTTGTTCGTCCGACACCCGGAGATGCAAACCTGGCCTTCCAGCCACAACTGGTTCTTTGCTAAGTTGAATATAACTAACATCTGGGTCCTCGACTACTTCGGTGGACCCAAAATAGTGACACCTGAAGAGTATTACAACGTCACACTTCAGTAA